One window from the genome of Salvia miltiorrhiza cultivar Shanhuang (shh) chromosome 7, IMPLAD_Smil_shh, whole genome shotgun sequence encodes:
- the LOC130994005 gene encoding uncharacterized protein LOC130994005, with protein MVVALGPGKFYGSSLPRPRFYTDVKFNEEMVDPPPSVTDPLMAWAEEAHWSMGGLNVKRHRLQGRIEGNVERFRVQREQIFKRSPIPNKSVKKPAASRRQKDEIDKTPSPPRAPMAIKRRRVVGLLDEDEEEEVVAAKRGPVRKLGDDFERVARESGMASNAGSESGGAAAAAAAARTRSKSGKTSLSSDEVERKGEKKKLVKGGRKIGAAVVAAASGIRSSPQLSKMR; from the coding sequence ATGGTTGTGGCATTAGGTCCGGGAAAGTTCTACGGCAGCAGCCTGCCGCGGCCGCGCTTCTACACCGACGTCAAATTCAACGAAGAGATGGTGGATCCGCCGCCCTCCGTCACGGATCCGCTCATGGCGTGGGCGGAGGAGGCGCACTGGTCCATGGGCGGCCTCAACGTCAAGCGCCACCGCCTCCAGGGCCGCATCGAGGGCAACGTCGAGAGGTTCCGCGTGCAACGGGAGCAGATCTTCAAGAGATCCCCAATTCCGAATAAATCCGTCAAAAAACCGGCCGCCTCTCGCCGCCAGAAGGACGAGATCGATAAGACTCCCTCCCCGCCGCGCGCTCCGATGGCGATTAAGCGGCGCCGGGTGGTCGGATTGCTGGACGAGGACGAGGAAGAGGAGGTGGTGGCGGCGAAGAGAGGCCCGGTGAGGAAATTGGGGGATGATTTTGAGAGGGTGGCCAGGGAAAGCGGGATGGCGAGCAACGCCGGCAGCGAAAGTGGAGGcgctgcggcggcggcggcggcggcgaggacGAGGAGTAAGAGCGGTAAGACGAGTTTGAGTAGTGATGAAGTGGAGAGAAAGGGGGAAAAGAAGAAATTGGTGAAGGGAGGGAGGAAGATTGGGGCTGCGGTGGTGGCTGCCGCCTCCGGAATTAGAAGCTCGCCGCAGTTGTCGAAGATGCGTTGA